Genomic window (Sphaerodactylus townsendi isolate TG3544 linkage group LG12, MPM_Stown_v2.3, whole genome shotgun sequence):
CTACACAGTAATCAGGGTTTGCTGGCTGGGAATCTCCCCCTTTGTCTCCACTTCCCTTACAACCCCTACAGGCAGCACTTCCCTTTGGTCACCAGTTCCTCTGCCCACTCTTCTTGCTCCTTCTTACCCCAGTCCTGCCCTTTCCTCTGCCACTCTCCCAGGCACAGTGTGCAGAGCACAGCTGGTGCCAAACAGAGACGCGCTCTTAAGCGTGGAGTTTGAGGAGAGGGCACCATGAAGCCTGCAGGTGAAGCAAAGAGGACCCTGTTTCTCAGCCTCACTTCCAGTTCCAACCTTGGGGTAGAAACTGCAGTGGATAGTCCCATGTAGACTCTGTGCATGAATGTGGAGTGATCAGAGAATCCAAGAATCAGGAGAGGCCATCTAGTCAAACCTGCTGCTCAATGCATGATCAGTCTACAGCATCCCTACCAGGTGTTTGACCAGCCTCTACTTCCAGAATACCAGAAAGGGGGAGCTCATCAACTTTGCCATGTGAAAGCAGCCAAAGAGTGTTTAGGGTCACAACTGCCCTATTAAGAAACTTTATATTGACTCAGGTTGATTTGGGTTttggtttaaaaatgcaaagcgtgtttgttttttgggtttttttgcttaagAGAGCTGAAATAATGTAGTGGCTAAAACTGAGTGCCAAATCAGGCAATCCCAACATTAAATATTACTTCATGAAATCTTGCTAGGTGGTCTTGGGCACCTGTTCTCTTCCATATAATACTGCACTTTGCAGAGTTGTAAGATGAAGCATGAGGCATACTTTGAATGTGTGGATATGCCACTGTTAGAGTTTATAGACTGCTCGCAGTGCTTATCTGTTCACAGAAAGGCCTTCCTTTTCCTTGTGCCATGTAAGTAACATCATCAGAGCTAAGGAAAAGATAGAAATTCTATCATTGTACAGAAACTTCTGTTTTGTGGGCTCAGATGATGCATGATACAAGTCCAACTTGCAGTCACCAATAAATCATGGAATAGATGTTCCCTAGTACTCCAGGGTCCGGGGCTCAGGAGCACAGAATAGGGGAAGAAGGGCGTTGACCTCCCCTCCTGCACCAGAGCTGTTTTCCTGAGCCCAGGAGTACCAAGCAGAGAAGACCCAGAGGGGCAAACACCACCCCCACCCTAGCaatttcagctcaggaaaatggTACAAGGGGGAAAGGTGCACCTGTCTTCTCCCCGTTCCAAAGCAAATCAGACCCTGGAACACTTGGGAACATTAGTTCCCAGATGATACATCCAAATAAAACTAATGTCACACACAGTCTAATTGGGTTCTCAGAATTTTCCCTTTGACGTTGGTTATCGGCATAAGCACACTTCCTTTCTCTACTCCTGGGCATTTTTCTTGTTGTTCCATATGTAACATAAGAATAATATTGCTTATTCAGTCCATATCCATGTTGACAATAACATGGGAATGAATTTCCGGCATTTGTACTTAACTGTTGGCTGTATCTTTAGTATATGTCTTGGTGAGGGTGGAAAATCTGATTCAGGGGAAAAGTACTCATGGATTGTATCTGGGGTTCCTGTCTTGTGCTGCGCGAACATGTAGCGGCTGCTCAAATATGAGTCCATCTTTGTCTTTTCCTAAAGTGTCTCTGCTTAAGTCCCACCTTTGAACTGGCTATACAAACTGGACAGGTAGTGGAGAAGATGGGAAAGTATTGTGTCAATATTGGTGTCATATATGCTGTCCGAGGTAACCGATGTAAGTACCTCTTGAATGCATTTTGTTGCATAGTCTCCTACCCCAGCGAATctgcttttattgttgttgccaTAAAGCATGAAACTTAACAATATTATTTGCATCCTTCCATTACCTGTTATGAAACTAGCTTTTCCCTTTTTTATGGCACTTTGCCCTATGCCATGGAAAAATCAAAATTAACCCTACAGTGGTGTTTGTTTTTAGTATGAACACTGCCACCACTTAAGAGACGGTTCCTGATGAGAGGCACATTTTACCAGCAGACAGTTATGTTTATGTAGCCCTTgtaatatgaacataagaacagagGTTGTATGGCTGTTGTCCCCCCCAAGCTGTAGCCTCTTGCTCTCTTTTGTgaacaaattatttttttcacccCTTGACTATTTGTGTTTGATCAAGGAAAGTGCCTGCAATCAGGAATGCTGAATGCTCTGTCTTTTCCCCCTTGGTGTATGCTTCATCCACTTGTCAGTGCAGGAAGAGGGAAAATAGCACTCATTGCTTTAGAAAAATAGTGCGGTTTGCACCCTCAGTCTTTTTAATGTAGCAGATATGCTCTGGACACCAATAGAAAAGTAGTGTTCTTCTCTCTCAGTTCCAAGAGGAACTGTAATTGAACAACAGATCGTAATTGGAACTCCGGGGACCCTGCTGGATTGGTGTTTCAAGTTGAAACTGATAGATGTGAAGAGAATCCAAGTGTTTGTCCTGGATGAAGCCGATGTCATGATCAATAAACAGAACTTCTCGGACCAGAGCATCCGGATTCAGCGGTAAGCGTGTTCTCCTGTTTGTtagctgttgtgtgtgtgtttcttattgtaagctgccctgagagtATAACTGGAAGGCAGGGTGTAATTAACTATATAACTGAATATTGCATAATTAACCTGTAGAACTTGCTGCCCAGTCTGTAGTGATGGCTGTGAATTTAGACTGCTTCTAATGGGAATTAGGCAGCTTCCTGGAGGTTCGGTCTATCAGTAGCCATAATGTCTGAAAGGAGCCCTTGTGTTTAGAATAGGTGCACTGAATGCTACTTCCTGGAGGCCTCCAGGACCATCTGAATGGCCACTGTGGAAAACATGGTGCAGGATGAgggggtctgatccagcaggggtcgTCTTATATTCACATGGGCTCCTTGCGTAACTGTTCACTGTTCAACTGACTCCTTAGAGATGCCACAGGGCATTACAGCAATCCTGTAAGGAAGTTACTTTAAAGATAACCTTGCACAACATACTGCCTGCACACCTACTGTTGCTTTGTAGAAAGAAAGGGTCTCCACAGGCAGTGCAGGTCATGTGTGAAGAATGAATCTGTCTTGTTCGTGCGCTGGGAGAGTGGGGTTGGCCATGGCTTTCAATGCATCCTTTGCATGAATGTCTGTGAGGAGGGGCATTTTTACAAATAAGTGATTGGGGGGCTAATATGTGCAGGCAAGTGCCACTGGAACAGAAGAGTAAATCTTTCAAAGATTTTGAACTgagcttttaaaatctggataGTCATAACCTCAACTTGTTTTCAGCGCAGAACCCACTGGGTTTGTCAGACTGATTCTCAACGTTTGCTTAAAGAATCTGAATGTCTAGCTCACAAAAGTACCAGTTgccctaccccccaaaaaaaccccaaaagaatGCTTCATTGCTATCCAGTCAGATTTTTAGATGACTTTAAATAATATCAAGCGAAGATTACGTAGCAAATTCTGCCAAATGTATATCACCTCCTTAGCAGGGGGAGGGTTTAGAACCAGGAAGAGGGGTACAGCAGCCACTCATCGGATTCTTTTTTGAGTTTGCCGTTATATGGAAGTCTGACCTTTGGCTTTTGTGATGTTACTTTCCCAAGTTTCAAATATTGATCTTCAGCTATGGGCTTTATGGTTGGTGTAGCTCCCTCTAATTAATTTGAAAGGACAAGTGAGAAGGACAAACCTCACTTGACTGGTAGCCTCTGAGAGAGGAAGAGAACCCCTCCATTATAAGGAATGTCAGTAAAACATTCAAGAATATAACTTGGGGATTAAACGTAGTCTGTTCCAAGCTCTCTACAACAGGACAATTCTTATTCTTTCAGGGTCTTACCGTCCAGTTGTCAGATGCTTCTGTTCTCAGCAACATTTGAAGACCCCGTGCTGCTCTTTGCGCAGCGCATCGTACCTGAGCCCAACATTATTAAGCTCCGCCGAGAAGAGCTGACGCTTGATAATATCAGACAGTACTACCTTGTGTGTGACAATAGGGAAGATAAGTACAAAGCTCTGTGCAACATCTATGGAAGTATAACGGTTGGCCAAGCTATGATCTTCTGCCAGGTAAACTTCTGCTGCAGCTTCAGTGAACTCAGGAGGGGCCAAAACTTAAATTTAGAGGAGGGTTACTGGCTTGGCAGCGGGGATGTAATTCATTGCATGATAGCTGGGCAACCATAAGGTTAGTTGGGGGCAGATCCGCATTGTATCTCTTTTCCATTCAGCCACTTATTTGGTGGAGCTCCTTTAAAGGAGCTCCACTCACAACTATCTTGGGGACATCGCTGACTTTTTACTGTCAGGCCATAGCAGCTGTGCAAAGAAATTGACTGGATTTAGTTTCAGGAATTCTACTGCGGATGTCTCATTTGTAGTGATGTGGCAAAAGCTAACTCTAGGCTGACCTTAGTTCATTCCAGAATATGATGCCCTCCTAGAATTTAATCCAATGTGCCTGTTTTCTCTCCAGGGTGAAGAGAGAAAAGTAGTTCTGTGCATCTGCAGTCAAAATTGTTTGCCTCAGTGTTGATTGGCTGATGTCAGTGATGTCACTTTCTGCCATCTCAGAGCAGATTAGAACATTAAAACTCctgcatttattttaataaaaggaTGAATGAATGGATAAATACACATGGAGTGCTTAAAAATAGTAAATTCGATAGTGGATCTGAAATTCTGGAGAACAAGACGGACAGATGTCCCAGCATGGTACAAGTTATTATAAGTATCTCTCGATACATTTGCTAATCTGAGAGGCAGCTGGGCTCCCATGTGGCTAAAACACCAGTAAAGTTTCTAACTTCACCTGAAAATGCAGTTGTCATTAAATTGCCTTAAATCTGTGGCATAAATTATGCCCTTCCTGTTAAGAAGCATGGGAATCTAGCGTCACAGTGTAGGAGGAATGGGTGGCTCTGAAGCAATATGTTAAAAGCATAGCCAGGTAGTCTCAGTGTAGCCATGTCTGTAACCTTGTCCCTGCCTTTTATTGCCTCTACTCAACAGACCCGCAAGAATGCTAAATGGCTGGCCCTGCAGCTGTCGGATGATGGGCACCAAGTATCCCTCTTAAGTGGGGAGCTTACAGTTGAGCAGCGGGCAGATATAATCCAGAGATTCCGTGAGGGAAAGCATAAAGTCCTCATCACAACCAATGTCTGTGCCAGAGGTACTGAATCCAAGAAGTTGGTGCAGAACTAATTGCCCGCAGTGTTCTTGTGCGCTAAGAGCACTCAATAACCTCGTTTCATACCTTCCTGTAGGCATTGATGTGAAACAGGTCACAATAGTGGTCAACTTCACCCTGCCTTTGAACTTTGAAGACTTTGCTGATTTTGACACCTACCTTCACCGCATAGGCCGTGCAGGCCGCTTTGGGAAAAAAGGAGTGGCCTTCAACATGGTGGAAAGGAATAAGGTACCACTGATCTTCGCAATTGAACAACACTTCAGTGAGTATTCTGGCACTCTCGTGCCTGTTGGGGTGGATCACCAGGTTGGGGGCCTGCCTGAATGGGATGTGAATTCCTGCTTGGTAAGGGGacccatgttgttgttgttttttcgtATTTGTGAAATAGAATTTCAAAGAAgctgaatgtgtgtgtttgtgtgtggatgaATGTGATGCGCTCGTTCTTTTGTATTGCAGAATAAACTAATTGATGTATTCAGTGGGTGGCATCATACCTGCCACTGATGACCTCATTTAATGAAACAAGATTGCCAACTTTGGATAGGGAagctcctggagatatggggttggaattggcagggaggggggagggacctcaacagagtATGATGTCATAGTGTCCATTCACTGAAGCACTCCAGAGAAACTAACCGCTGTAATCTAGAGATCAAGTAAAATTCTAGGAAATCTCAAAAACCACATCTGGAAGGTGACAATCCTAGCTGACAGTCACATGGCCTGCAAAGAAATCCACTGGGTTCAGAGATATGGGGCTGTACGCATTTAATTTGCAATAGTGTGTCATCTGGGCtgacttacttatttatttttactccACCCATTCcccgaaggggctctgggcggccACAACAACAAGATAATACATTTAGAATtccaataaatagattaaaacagtaaaacagtttaaaacaaaacaacttcTTTACTATACTTCTTTGTATACCCAAGTGGACGATTTCTGTTTGGGAAGTCTCCGCTTCAGAAGGTTGGAGATGGTTTAATAAACTGTACAGAACAGTTCCAAAAGGTGGAAGACAAATGTTCAGGAGTTCTGTCCCTAGAAAACACATTCTAGGAAAGCAGTCCTCTGTCTTCTAATCATCTCTTTTGCTAGATTGGTTTAATGTATGAATTGACCTGACCCAGATAGCCCCAGGctttcaaatctcagaagctaagcagggctggccctagtTAGCATTTGGAGGAACAacctccgaggaataccagggttgtgacatggaggggGGCAATGACAGTggctcttgtcttgaaaaccctgtagggcTGCCAtgtgtcagctgtgatttgaccgCACACACTCTCAGTTGGCTTCAGGAGTCAATAGAGAGCAACCTGCAAGTCATCAGATAAATGAAACTTGGTGGGTAAGAAGAACTCTGAGGCTTCTCCAGAGTTATGCTAGTCACACATCACTGCACTCAAGTTCCTGCTTCATTTGTGGGATAGACATGACAGCATGGCATATTTTCCATCCATATAAGAGACTTCAGCATATATTTTGTCTCAGATTGTATAACTCCATGAAATCCAGGAGTGATGATGTGGGTTGCTAAAATGTAGGCAATGAATGAAGTCAAAAAGATTGATTATACTTGTCAGGGGAAAATAGCTTGAATTTAAATGTGCTCGTGTGTGTGTGCAAGCTTTCATTCTGAATGCTAAGAACAGAATACCACTTTTCATTCTTCATGCCTAGACAGTCACGTGCAGGTAATTTTAGCAGCTGAATGGGGATAGAGAATTAAACCATGTATCTGCTAACTGTGAGATTGGAAACTATAAGAAAGAGATAACTCATGAAAAACAAGATTGCAGTTCCTTTTTGTGTGCCATTGCAAGAAACAGCTACCGGTAGTTGCTTCTCAACCGCTGAGGAGCTTTGGAATTCTTGAGAAAAAAGCAAAGCTATTTCATCAGACTTAGCTGTGCCTTCTACATTTTGTGATACTGTTACATTTGGTGTCCTGAGAACTTGGTGTTTCATTGATAGGTGTCTTAAGACAGAGGAGAcatggtgggatagaaatgtaataaaaaaatATAGCTCCCCTTGTGGGATTCCTTTTCCAAAAAGGTCAATTAGAAAatacattcttttttctttcagagaCCTCCATTAAGTACCTTGACCCCGAAGACATGGACATGCTGGAAAAAATTGAAGACTGAATTCTTTAACAATGTTAaataagc
Coding sequences:
- the DDX25 gene encoding ATP-dependent RNA helicase DDX25; translation: MGFNRPSKIQESALPMMLADPPQNLIAQSQSGTGKTAAFALAMLSRVNPAERFPQCLCLSPTFELAIQTGQVVEKMGKYCVNIGVIYAVRGNRFPRGTVIEQQIVIGTPGTLLDWCFKLKLIDVKRIQVFVLDEADVMINKQNFSDQSIRIQRVLPSSCQMLLFSATFEDPVLLFAQRIVPEPNIIKLRREELTLDNIRQYYLVCDNREDKYKALCNIYGSITVGQAMIFCQTRKNAKWLALQLSDDGHQVSLLSGELTVEQRADIIQRFREGKHKVLITTNVCARGIDVKQVTIVVNFTLPLNFEDFADFDTYLHRIGRAGRFGKKGVAFNMVERNKVPLIFAIEQHFKTSIKYLDPEDMDMLEKIED